In Miscanthus floridulus cultivar M001 chromosome 8, ASM1932011v1, whole genome shotgun sequence, the sequence AGTCTCGTGTTTGAAATGAAATTTAGCATAACTGATTAACTGCTGAAAAAAAAACTGCTTTAACTGCAAATGTAGGCGAgactaggaagaagaagacaagaatgCAAAACGTAACCAACCTTGCAAGAAGCGGTGGAGCGAGCCGGCGGCGTAGAAGGGGTGCACGAGCAGCTTCTCGCCCCTGGGGCCGACGTACACCGCGCGGAGCGGCACGAGGTTCGGGTGGCTGACCGCGCCGATCCGGCGCGCGGCGGCGTAGGCCTCCTCTGCTCCGACGGCGCACGCGGGGCGCACGAACCGGAGCAGCACGGCGGCCTCCCCGGAGCGCATGGCGGCGCGGTATAGCGTGCTGTGCGCGGACTTGGCGATCACCTCCCCGGGCGCCTCGAGGATGGCGGCCACCGACAGCGCCTCCCCGCCGGGGAACTTGACGAGCGCCTGGGCGTGCAGGCCCTGCTGATGCGGGCCGACGCCGAGGCGGTCGGCGAAGGGGCCGAGGTAGGGGAGCGCGCCGAGGCGGTCGGCGATGGGCGCGAAGTAGGGCAGCACGGTGCTCCCGCTgggcgcgcggcggcggagcCAGGCGGGCATGCGGACGCCCGAGGGGACGTAGCGGTCGAGGCGCAGGCCGCGGAGGCGCGGGCGGAGGAAGCGGTACAGCAGGTAGGCGAAGAGGATGCCGACGATGGGGAGAAGGATGGTGTTGCTCCGCCCCGTGCGCACGGGTTCCTTCGACGGCGTGTC encodes:
- the LOC136477877 gene encoding putative kinase-like protein TMKL1; the protein is MEMAGAAEADTPSKEPVRTGRSNTILLPIVGILFAYLLYRFLRPRLRGLRLDRYVPSGVRMPAWLRRRAPSGSTVLPYFAPIADRLGALPYLGPFADRLGVGPHQQGLHAQALVKFPGGEALSVAAILEAPGEVIAKSAHSTLYRAAMRSGEAAVLLRFVRPACAVGAEEAYAAARRIGAVSHPNLVPLRAVYVGPRGEKLLVHPFYAAGSLHRFLQEGIAESHRWNIVCNLSLGIAKGLDHLHTGLDKPMVHGNLKTSNVLLDASYECKISDCSLYLLLNPAAAQEMLEASAAQGYKAPELIKMRDATRESDVYSLGVVLLELLAQKESSDDGRPNPRDILLPASFKNLVLERKISDAFSSDLARHCKRSGKEKNLNAFFELATACCSPSPSLRPNTRQILKRLEEIAR